One genomic window of Cercospora beticola chromosome 5, complete sequence includes the following:
- the ERV25 gene encoding vesicle coat component codes for MAAMLAFKLLIAFLLPLVSALKFDIQAHPGHESASKERCIRNFVAKDQLVVVTATISGSKGDGQTLNMHIKDAVGNDYARPRDVAGEARYAFTSHADSAFDVCFENILTGHGTYSSPSRHVELDIDIGADAKDWSAIQAGEKLKPVEAELRRISEVAKEIVDELDYLRGREMKLRDTNESTNERVKWFAIGTMGMLVALGVWQIVYLRAYFRSKHLI; via the exons ATGGCCGCCATGCTGGCATTCAAGCTGCTCATCGCATTTCTCCTTCCCCTCGTTTCCGCGCTCAAGTTCGACATCCAAGCACACCCCGGCCACGAATCGGCATCCAAAGAGCGCTGTATACGCAACTTTGTCGCCAAGGACCAGTTGGTTGTCGTGACGGCGACAATCAGCGGCAGCAAGGGCGATGGCCAGACATTGAACATGCAT ATCAAAGACGCTGTAGGAAACGACTACGCCCGCCCTCGCGACGTCGCCGGCGAGGCCCGCTACGCTTTCACATCACACGCCGACAGCGCCTTTGACGTCTGCTTCGAGAACATCCTCACCGGCCACGGCACTTACTCTTCTCCCTCGCGACATGTAGAACTCGACATCGACATAGGCGCCGATGCCAAGGACTGGTCTGCGATCCAAGCCggcgagaagctgaagcccGTCGAAGCCGAGCTTCGCCGCATCAGCGAGGTCGCGAAAGAGATCGTGGACGAGCTGGACTACCTGCGTGGGAGAGAGATGAAGCTGAGAGATACAAATGAGAGTACGAATGAGCGCGTGAAGTGGTTTGCGATTGGAACGATGGGCATGTTGGTTGCGTTGGGAGTGTGGCAGATTGTATACTTGAGGGCCTACTTCAGGAGCAAGCATTTGATCTAG
- a CDS encoding uncharacterized protein (MEROPS:MER0023234) gives MAMAPVSSDTSSFVGRLATFEQPQQLTKRRASCNTTKRKAGNTVEWPHAHPSKEALARAGFFYRPASDSDDNVQCFHCSVKLDGWEETDDPISEHLAHSNYCAWATAISVTRDEDSTQTAETRDPMGEELYTARKQTFTTGEGWPHESKKGWKCKVAKLVEAGWCWDPSPDGDEPDGVTCFYCNLSLDGWEPKDDPFVEHKRREPQCPFFALVEHYHGTAEPMKKTKAKGKSRGSTASKASRVSTQSAMTAASDAQSLRDSLGDIPPNSSLAQVDDSIMTAGTTASTATTTKGKKKTTKAKAPAKGGRGKKKAAKEEEAVELHDLDLEQGQLPAEELATSQPTTKPRGTGRASKQTVVDSSVIEVSSLDAVPTKKATRAKKPKVQPQAEPAVEQEPDEVPQTPDADAIEKARLREVSAQLQEELDQSVDNFGEDLDQSTPIVPEHPKPKRGTKRMSDGMRKQQDSSSLLDMDPPSKPEPEPKAKRGRKAKQASTASTEATVETGTDATDVLVTEDRIELDLPAASQDAEADDENSQPIKKKATAKKSKAKPKGKKGSSVRSSKTSAVTSGPENTELEAEPEEDLARDELEIEQELERIATEQASQGALAIQAEQELVNEYEPSPSQGRRSKDNAEMQQLRDEVAAEAEKAFSPDRVSLLRQSSRMPGGFTPSPSGSDKENVPSSVAQPLTAQKAPQLFLSPSKTTRIPLAPGTPNRSPLKTKNVSPSKQVSGLQSSVPWTAVDLDMVFLPSPQPSPGRVGEQLVAAAGALTSPEKKMSVEEWVRYRAQQGEVELKRKCERMVETFEKQGMRAMESLQGINIVG, from the exons ATGGCCATGGCGCCGGTCTCCAGCGATACGAGCTCGTTTGTCGGGCGATTGGCGACATTCGAGCAGCCACAACAACTCACGAAGCGACGCGCCAGCTGCAACACCACCAAGAGGAAAGCCGGAAATACCGTCGAGTGGCCGCATGCGCATCCTTCCAAGGAGGCG CTTGCCCGCGCGGGTTTCTTCTACCGGCCAGCTTCCGATTCGGACGACAATGTCCAGTGCTTCCATTGCAGTGTCAAGCTTGATGGCTGGGAAGAGACGGACGACCCAATATCGGAGCACTTGGCGCATTCCAACTACTGCGCATGGGCGACAGCCATCAGCGTGACGCGAGACGAAGATTCGACACAAACCGCAGAAACGCGAGACCCGATGGGCGAGGAGTTATACACAGCGCGAAAGCAGACATTCACGACTGGAGAAGGCTGGCCTCATGAGTCGAAAAAAGGATGGAAGTGCAAAGTCGCGAAGCTCGTCGAAGCAGGATGGTGTTGGGACCCGAGCCCGGACGGTGATGAGCCAGATGGAGTTACTTGCTTCTACTGCAATTTGAGCCTTGATGGCTGGGAGCCCAAAGACGATCCTTTTGTGGAACACAAACGACGAGAGCCCCAGTGTCCATTCTTCGCACTAGTCGAACATTATCATGGCACCGCAGAGCccatgaagaagaccaaggcCAAGGGCAAGAGCCGAGGCAGCACTGCGAGCAAAGCAAGCAGAGTCAGCACACAGAGCGCGATGACTGCAGCGAGTGATGCGCAAAGTTTGAGAGATAGCCTGGGCGACATTCCGCCGAACAGCAGTCTGGCCCAAGTTGATGATAGTATCATGACGGCAGGCACGACCGcttcaacagcaacaaccaccaaagggaagaagaagaccacaAAAGCTAAAGCGCCAGCTAAGGGCGGCAGgggtaagaagaaggctgcaaaagaggaagaggctgtTGAATTGCACGATCTGGACTTGGAGCAGGGACAATTGCCGGCCGAAGAATTGGCAACCTCACAGCCGACGACCAAGCCCAGAGGAACAGGACGCGCATCAAAACAAACAGTAGTTGATTCTTCAGTGATTGAGGTGAGCAGTCTCGATGCTGTGCCGACCAAGAAAGCGACACGCGCCAAGAAGCCAAAGGTGCAACCACAGGCTGAGCCAGCTGTGGAACAGGAGCCGGATGAGGTACCACAGACGCCAGATGCAGACGCCATCGAAAAAGCACGCTTGCGCGAAGTCTCTGCACAACTTCAAGAAGAGCTGGACCAGTCTGTCGATAACTTCGGCGAGGACCTCGACCAGTCTACGCCGATTGTGCCAGAGCACCCAAAACCGAAGCGCGGCACTAAGCGAATGTCAGACGGCATGCGAAAACAGCAAGACTCTAGCAGCTTACTTGACATGGACCCGCCCTCAAAGCCTGAACCTGAGCCGAAAGCTAAGCGTGGCCGAAAAGCGAAGCAGGCCTCTACAGCGTCGACAGAGGCGACGGTCGAGACAGGCACAGACGCAACAGATGTGCTCGTTACTGAGGATCGAATAGAGCTCGATCTTCCTGCAGCGAGTCAAGATGCAGAAGCTGATGACGAGAACTCACAACcgatcaagaagaaggcaacggcgaagaagagcaaagcGAAGCCGAAAGGCAAGAAAGGCTCTTCTGTGCGGTCTTCGAAGACATCGGCTGTGACTTCCGGGCCAGAGAATACTGAGCTCGAAGCAGAaccagaagaagatctcgcTCGCGACGAATTGGAGATTGAGCAAGAACTCGAGCGCATAGCGACTGAGCAAGCCTCTCAAGGAGCTCTCGCTATACAAGCGGAACAAGAATTGGTCAACGAGTACGAGCCGTCACCATCACAAGGGCGGCGCAGCAAAGACAACGCAGaaatgcagcagcttcgagatgAAGTCGCTGCGGAAGCGGAGAAGGCGTTCTCACCAGACCGCGTGTCTTTACTGCGACAGTCGTCGCGGATGCCGGGTGGTTTTACACCGTCTCCTAGCGGAAGTGACAAGGAAAATGTGCCATCTTCTGTGGCGCAGCCTTTGACTGCACAAAAGGCTCCTCAGCTGTTCCTTTCACCCTCAAAAACAACGAGAATACCTTTGGCGCCTGGCACACCGAATCGATCGCcattgaagacgaagaatgtGTCGCCATCCAAGCAGGTCTCTGGACTCCAGTCCTCTGTTCCTTGGACAGCTGTCGATCTGGATATGGTGTTTTTGCCTAGTCCGCAACCCAGTCCCGGGCGAGTTGGAGAGCAGCTTGTTGCCGCTGCCGGAGCATTGACAAGCCCGGAAAAGAAGATGAGCGTAGAAGAATGGGTTCGATATCGCGCCCAACAGGGCGAAGTCGAGTTGAAGAGGAAATGTGAGCGAATGGTCGAGACATTTGAAAAGCAAGGCATGAGAGCCATGGAGAGCTTGCAGGGCATCAATATTGTTGGATAG